One Vicia villosa cultivar HV-30 ecotype Madison, WI linkage group LG5, Vvil1.0, whole genome shotgun sequence genomic window, gacatgtattaacatcatatatcacaagtatcaacaaaatcatgccaattcatacaagattatcaaaacctaacaaaattcccaaacccgacacgtacgattgaactagacaacaatcctaatcaatcatactacctacaatcacataaggaatactaacccgaagaatccccccttacctcagagtcgaacttcgaaggttctcttcccctatggctcttctcactttcacgtgttctcctttcttcagactcagtttctgcttctgcttcctcttttccccaaattccttattttatgaaaaataaaataaatattataatggacttgcttagtcaacaccccctcttctgctaatcaccactctaggcccaaatgtcaatatttcaccattttccaactaattccaaataaaaatactaaaattccaattatttaatttaaatccaaattaaattaataaactgaaattataggGTGTTACATATAATATTTTGAATTCAACATGTTTCCAACTATGCTCATAATTGATACAACGTATAATATCAACAAGTACATGCTTCTATTATTGGAAATTATTGGTGTTAACTCTACTTAGATGACTTATTATGTCGGGTTTGCATTTCTGGAGAGTGAAAATAGGAGAATTTTACTTGGGATTTAGAGGTGTGTCAGGTAATGATGAAGGATCAAGAAGACGTGCCAAAAGTAATTGTTACCAACCGCGATACCACTTTGATGAATTCGATTGCAAAGGTATTTCCTACTTCTTATGTATTACTTTGTAGGTATCACATGACAAATAACGTGAGAAGTTAGGTTAAACCCGCGGTAGGGACAAAACAGATAAAGCGCAAAGATGGAAAAATGGTTAAGGAGGGAGTCATAGTGGAaaaaataatggatgcatggaatGTTATAATAAATTCTTCTATAAAAGAGTTATATGGCGATGCTGTTATACAATTCAAAAAGGTATGTGAAAAATATTCATATTTGGTTAAATATGTTGAAAGTACAATTTTGGACCATGTTAAGGAGAATATTGTATGTGCTTGGACCGATCAGGTTAGACACCTTGGAAATACAACAACAAATCGAGTTGAGTTTGCCCATGCTACTTTGAAGAATTGGTTGCGAAATAGTAAGGGCGATTTGTGTACAGACTGGGATTCTGTGAACCAAATGATCCAAAATCAGCATAATAAGATACAAACATCATCTGGCCGTAGCATCACAGTGTTGCAACACAGGTTCAAAGACAACACTCTGTATTCTCAGTTGGTTGACAACATAGCTTGAACAACTCTGAGTTATATTTTTCACAAAGTCAAAAGAGCTGAAAATGTAAGTACTGATAGCTTAAAGTTTGGTTGCACAATTGTGAAAACCTATGGTCTCCCACGTGCTTGTGTTATATCTTGGAAAATGCTCAACTTTGATGAAGATGGTGACATGAAAGACGATAAATCTAATATCTCTAACTTGACCGAATTGGAATTGATACAAGATAGAATTTTGAAAGGCGATGACAATATGAAACTCCATATCAAAGAGAAATTTAGGAAGATTTCAAATGCGGACACCACAAACTTGAAACCATCCTCTCAAACGGTAAAAACAAAAGGAGCACCTAAGAAGGTCAAACCTACACCGAGTGACAACTCAACGATGCAATCTCCTTTCTTATTTTGAAAATGTTGACAAAATCTTTCCCGATTCACCAACTTCGAAATCTCATAAAAGTGTTTCCAAAGGAGCTCGCATAAGCAAACCAACTCCTTCACTCCTCCACCAAAAATCTCATTCATTTATGAGATGCCGGTTTTTATGCACAAATGCATTGAACGGATCGTTAATGTTAAGGGTGATGATAACTTTGATTTTTGAGTTGTTTCTTCTTTTCTCGGTAAAGGAGAAGAGGATCACACATTGTCTGCCATCAACTTATCCAAGAGTTGAGGGGTAATAAAGAATCATACACACAGTTATATGGggtaaagaaaattttgaaaaaatttatcacTCTCTTGTTTCTTGCTTTAGTGGACCCACACCGGAGGATAAATGGATGAGCATCCATGAAATGAGGCATTTCATAAAAAGTGCatatgataaagtgtttattgatCTTACAAGATACCATTTCTCGGAAAAAAAATTTCCACTACGAACTACACCATCTCCAAATCCAAAAGATTGTATTATCTGTGTTCAATGGGTTTCAAATCTATGACATTTTGTTCAACTTTATTTAAAAATAGGATGCCCTATACCACTTACATCAGCGGAGTGGAGAATTCATTCAACATTCAAAGTCGAGACTTGGACGGACCGGTTTGTAGAAAGGATGCAAAAGTTCGCCAAATTGAGCAAGattaaaagagaaacaaataaacaaaagtcAAAGGGGGTAGCACCAATAGTTCTAGATTTGGCTGGCGACAAGTCTTTCGGTTCATTTTAGCATTTATTTATCAATTTATTGTAAGTATCATTGTATTAATGTGTAATGATGTCTAATATATACATTTTGAAGTTTATCAAAACTGCATTGATTACATGTTTTGCTTTTGTTCTGTTATGCCACAGAAGGTTCCGAAAATACATCTCCAAAATAAAGGGTGTTACCGGAGATACATTTTTTGAACATGCTCCGGTACAAGATACAATTTGTGAGGTCCGTGTCAGTCTACAACTACTATAAATATAGGGCACTTGTCATTTTGTTTCATACCAATACACATTACAACAAAATGAACATCGTTTGGCATATGAGAAATATTCACTTTAACGACATGACACCCTCAAGAGAATTTAAGATCATTGAGTACACCTCTCTTGAAGATCTGCAATCACATGCAGGAGCTCCAACCATATGGCAACAATTGCGAAATTGTGAAGaccgagtaccgctcgccatccgTTGACAAAGAAGGGAAGACGACCGCTGATTTTAGGGCTATGTGGAGAACTTTTTCCGTTTAGAATCAAAAGTTCCGATCGAACTAGATGCGAATGTTTCGAGATCGGTTGATGATATTATCAAGACGTTGCAATGTCCACCCGTatattaaaatgtaatgtttgaTTTATGTTAAAATCTCTTATGTATTGCTGATGTTATGATATCAATGGTAATTTTATTTTGTCAACATGCTGTTTTTCTACTTCAGCTTTATAACACTCCGAAAATACATCTCTAAAAAATTTACAAatatacatctccgaaataaaaGACTCATCAGTATATGTTTAATgcgtccggagatgcatctccaaaatccaaaaacattaaTGTATTTTCACGTGGTGCGCTAGAGAAGTCTATAGTGCATTAAGAAATTTCTTAATATTAATGACATATGCAATCAATCATAAAACTCATTCAATCGCATATGGATGGGAGATTGGTCGATACACAAAGCTGAATAATTAAATATCTGGAATATACTACATAACTAATCTTGAATCTTCATTGATTTATTTATGTATACAAATGTAAGCATTACGCTTCTACCCTCTCTTGGATGTATCTTATTTTGTCAACCAACACTATTACAAAGACGAAAAAGAATGGCATAGAAAACTCTACGTAGTGCCGACTACCGACCAGATAATTTGTCGAAATCACCTTTCATCATTCACCTCGCATATATGCCTCCTTTATAATGTAGCAATTCAAACCCAAACTGTTCACAATAATATTAAACAACTCTATACTATTTCCATAATCCATGCTACCTTCTactatatatatatcattcaacCTCAACACAAATGgctcattcatcattcattcactTCAACCTTATATAAGCTATAGCACATATTCCATATGGAGTTTTTTGCAATTTCAGTTAACATCTTCCTCTTTCTCTCAACTCTCTTGATCTCTTATCCATTCATAAAGAGACACTTGAATAAACACAACTCCACATCCAAGCCTAAGCTTCCTCCAGGTTCAATGGGTTGGCCTTATATAGGACAAACTCTTCAACTCTATTCTCAACACCCTAATATCTTCTTTGCTTCTAAACAAAAAAGGTTCTTTTTCTGTtccttaatatattattttatgtaaCCTTAAACTTGGTGGATACAATATAGTACTAACTTAATTAAATGATGATAATCAGATATGGAGAAATATTTAAAACACATATACTAGGATGTCCATGTGTGATGCTGGCAAGTCCTGAGGCTGCAAGATTTGTGTTGGTCACTCATTCTCACTTGTTCAAACCTACATACCCCAAAAGCAAAGAGAAGCTTATTGGTTCTTCTGCATTGTTCTTTCATCAAGGAGATTATCACACTCGCATTAGGAAACTTGTTCAAACCTCACTTTCTCCTGAATCAATCAAGAAACTGATCCCAGATATTGAAACACAAGTCATTTCATCTTTGGAATCTTGGGTTTCTGTTGGACAAGTCGTTAATGCTTTTCATGAAATGAAAAAGGTTGGAGGTTTTTTATGATATGCAATCTATTGTCTTGTTTCATACTCCTCCGTCTCTTTCTGTAAACATTATTTTGCAGTTCAAAAGAGTGCGTACAGAAAGAGACGGAAGAGTACTTTAATTTATTGCATAgatttgaatatcattgtttgGTTTGGTTGATTCTTGACAGTTCTCTTTCAATATCGGAATCCTCTCCGTTTTCGGTAACTTGGAAGACAATTATAGAGTACAACTTAAGGAAAATTACAGCATTGTAGAGAAAGGCTACAATTCTTTTCCAACTAGGATACCTGGTACTGCATACTCCAAAGCACTTTTGGTATGCTACACTGCATTTTTTTATCTATATTTGGCACAACAGCTATATAATTTTTGTATGTTGTTTTCTTGGGCTATAATTCTCTGTATTTTCTCATTCTAATTGTTATTTTTTGGTGTTAAATGTTCTAAAGGCGAGGCGGAGAATTCATGAGATTATAAGTGAGATAATTTGCAAGAAAAAGGAGCAGAAATTGATGGAAAAGGATCTATTAAGCCACATGCTAAACtacaaagatgaaaaaggagaaaTGTTAACTGATGAGAAAATTGCTGATAATGTAATTGGAGTACTATTTGCAGCTCAAGATACTACAGCAAGTGTTCTAACTTGGATTCTCAAGTACCTTCATGATGATCAGAAACTTCTTGAAGCAGTAAAAGTAAGTGTTATTATTAGCCCTCTTAATTAAATTGTCCCCTCAGAAGTGTTGCAAATCAGATATTTAAACTTTATTGTACTATTGTAGGCAGAGCAAATGTCAATATATGAAGCCAATGATGGAGGGAAGATCCCATTGAGTTGGAGTCAAACAAGAAATATGCCAATAACTCATAGGGTATGTTATATATTACTCATTGGCTCCCTAACACTAACACTTCTGATCAAATGTGTGGATGATTTAGTGTCGGTGTGTAGTTTTAGACACCGACACTTGACttcgtttaatttatttattttttatttattttttcaaagacgTGTCAGTAGTGTTGTCATGTTTCTGATATCCGTCATTCATAGTTGATAGCTTTATATTGAAAGCAATTTAATGAATATATTTCTTATCAAAATCATGTTATATTGTAGGTAATAttggaaagtctaaggatggcaaGTATAATCTCATTTACTTTTAGGGAAGCTGTGGTTGATGTAGTATACAAGGGTAACAATTTTAGACACTATAATCTTCTGTACATTT contains:
- the LOC131602592 gene encoding abscisic acid 8'-hydroxylase 4-like yields the protein MEFFAISVNIFLFLSTLLISYPFIKRHLNKHNSTSKPKLPPGSMGWPYIGQTLQLYSQHPNIFFASKQKRYGEIFKTHILGCPCVMLASPEAARFVLVTHSHLFKPTYPKSKEKLIGSSALFFHQGDYHTRIRKLVQTSLSPESIKKLIPDIETQVISSLESWVSVGQVVNAFHEMKKFSFNIGILSVFGNLEDNYRVQLKENYSIVEKGYNSFPTRIPGTAYSKALLARRRIHEIISEIICKKKEQKLMEKDLLSHMLNYKDEKGEMLTDEKIADNVIGVLFAAQDTTASVLTWILKYLHDDQKLLEAVKAEQMSIYEANDGGKIPLSWSQTRNMPITHRVILESLRMASIISFTFREAVVDVVYKGYLIPKGWKVMPLFRNIHHNPEFFINPHSFDPSRFEVSPKPYTFMPFGNGVHSCPGNELAKLNMLILIHHLVTKFRWEVEGHESGVQYSPFPIPIHGLPTRFLREQ